The genomic segment ACCGGGTCAGCGCGACCCGATAACAAAAGCACAGGCGCGTCGGATATCACAGGCGTGTAATAGTCGTCGCTTACCTCGGCAGCGGGCCAAAACTCGCAGGCCTGAAGCATGGTTGCCGCGAGGTCCACACCAAGGAAATCCTCGCGCTCGGGCAGTGGAGTTACCCCTGCATCCTCGTTGCACATAATGCTCAGGTGCATACCCATGGCGATATTCAACTGCGACTCATCCACCAGAAACTGACTTACTAGTGCCGCCACGGGCTGATAGTCGCCAGCGGCGGCGGCATGAATGGTAAAAGGTAAAAGCCTCGACATAATACGATCGTACAAAGCCATACGTACCAAAGCGGCAAACTTTTTAGCATCCAGCAGGATTGTTTCAGGCTCAGCGGTTAGTGGATTGGGAATGCTCAGCGTGACCGGATCGGCCAGCAACCTCTGGCCTACCTCTTTGGCCTGCCGCTCGATATTGCCGTAGCGCGAGCCGCAGTCATGGCGCGCCAGGCACTCATCGGACACGGTAGCCAGAGCATGATTGGCGCCCGCACCGATCACATAGGGAACTGACATAGTCGCGGGCGCCAAGCCATCCAACACCGCAGCGCGCAAGTTATGCGGGTATTTCGCCATGTACCGAAGGGCCACCCGTGTGCCGTAAGAGCCGCCCCACACATTAATCTGGCGATAGCCCAGTGCTTTGCGTACCTCATCTAAATCGGTAACCGCCTCGGCGGTAAGCATAAAAGGCGCACGCTGACTGTGCTGCTGCGCGCAGGCTTGCAGCTCGTTTAGAGTCTCGGCTTCTGAGTCGGCACTGAGTTGCGCCAGGGATAAGTTCTGCTTTAATTCGCAGTGTAAGGGGGATGACCCACCCGTGCCGCGCTGATCCACAAAAACAATATCGCGCTTTTTGCGCAGGTTAAAAAATACCGGCAAGAGCCGATCGGAAACATCGATAGCCGATTGGCCTGGGCCCCCGGCAATAATAAACACAGGATCCGGCTCGGCGGCTGCGCTGATCGCGGGCCAGCGCTTAATCGCAAGGCTTATCGTTTCGCCATCGTCTTGCTGATAATCCAGGGGCACTGACAATTGGCCACATTCTGCTCCGTTAACCACTGGCGGCGGCGCTTGCGGCTCGCGCGTACAGGCAGATAGCTCAAGGCTAAGCCCCTTTTTCTCTGCCTCTTGCTCAGCACAGGCGCCAAGCACCGTAGCCACTGCCGTGTAGAACAGAACTTTAAACAGCGTACTGGATTTCACTCATTCACTCCCGGCTATTGTCTTCAAATTGATTTAGGCGAGCACAACAATCAGGCTAGCGCTTTAAAAGCCGATGGAATTGCAACCAGATATCGGCTGCCACCTGCCCTATTAACAGTTTGAGATTTTCATGCCCAAAAAACCAATGCGATTACCGCAAAGGTATTATTTACGGTATGTATCAACCAAGGCGTTATTACTGAACCTGTACGTTCGCGGGCAACACCCAGCATAAGCGCCAGAACAAAAAGCTGCAGTAAAACCAGAGGATGGTACTGGCCCACGTGCAAAAGCACAAAAAGCGTACTGGTCAGCAATAAGGTGCCACTAAAACCCAACCAGCTCCGGCGCCAAGCCTTAAACAGATAGCCGCGAAATACCAGCTCTTCTAGAACCGGCGCGAGAAAAATGATCACAAAGCTCATCAGCAGGTTCTTGGAGCCCGCCATCTGGGCGATAAAATCATCCACGGGAATATCCACCCACTGATGCAAGATCACGCACAGCACTTGAAAAACGCCCCAAACGCCAAGCCATCGCGCCATAAATTTGAAGGCTACCGGGCGCAGCGCCAGAGTTTGCGACCAGTGCTGCTCGGGAAAATTCGAGGCTACAATAACCAGAGGCACCAGCACCGCAAACTGCGTAATATAAACAGCGGCAATCACATTAAGACTAAGGCCGTTGCTGCCCATTAGGGCGTCGACTTCCGCCGCCGACAAATTTGAATTATTAAACGAAAGGTAAACGCCGTAGCCGATAAAAAATACAAAGGCGGCGAGAAAAAATGCCACTGCAAAAAGCAGTAGCCAGGCCAGTGCGCGTTTTGGCGACGGTAATGCTGGGTTTTGATCAGTGGGGTCAATCGCTTGAGGTGGGCTCAACACACTGTCCTCTGTGTTATTAATATAGTGCTGTGCATTATACAATCAATTTACCGGTGTCTCGGGCCACTGATGATAAATCTCGACACGCCCAACCATCACCGGTGGTTTATAAACCCTGGCGCTAAAGCGCGCCGGAGTCTCGCAGCAGCTGGTTCACCTGCTCGGCCATTACACCATACCCAGCGGCGTTCGGATGCACTCTATCCGAGCGTAAAGCCGCCTCCCCCAGCACATCGGCAACCACATCCTCTAGCAAAGGGATGGCGTTCTGCTCGGCCAACTCAGCGTAAAGAGGTTCTTCACGCAATAGTAAAGAACGTTTGGGTACACCAATCAGCACCACCTGCACGCCTCGCGCGCGGGCAAGGTCAATCATCTGTTGCAGGTTATGCTGCATCGTTTGCATGTTAAGCGTGCGTAAAATGTCGTTACCGCCGTGGCACAGTAACAGCAAATCCGGTTGCACTTCGTCCAGCACCTCTGGCAGTCGCGCCAACCCCTCGGCCGAGACTTCACCGGGAATGCCACGATTAACCACTTTGCGGTCTATCAGGCGCGCCAGCTGCTGCGGATAACTCTGCCCTTCGCCTGCACCTGTGCCATGGGTTAGGCTGTCACCAAACGCGAGAATGACCGCATCTTGCGGCAGGTAATCGAGCTCAGGGGCAGGGGAACAGGCAACCAGAAACAGCCAAACAATAAAAATACTACAGCGCTGCAACATCACGCGGGCACCGTTCGCTCAGCGGCCCAATGGCGCAGGTGGGCAATTTTTTCCGACATCACCACCGCCAAGGGACTGGTGTTGCGGCACTGCTCGCTTATCAAGCCCGTGGTTACTTCCTCTCCCGTGCCCTGGGAGGCAAATACGGCGGCCACCACGGCCTGCTCAATTTCGGCACCGTTAAAACCGTCACTGACGTTGCTTAATGCGGTCAAATCGAACGCGCTGGCATCCAGTCCGCGCTTTTGCAAATGAATCGCAAAAATATCGGCGCGCACGGCGGCATCGGGCAAGTCGACAAAAAAGATTTCATCCAACCGGCCTTTGCGAATCAGCTCTGGTGGCAGGCGACTGATATCGTTACTGGTAGCGACAATAAACACTCTGCTGGGGCGTTCGGCCATCCAGGTGAGCAAAGTGCCCAATAGGCGCTGCGCCGTGCCATTGTCCGAGGACTCCTGACTCATGGCCTTCTCGATTTCATCCATCCACAATACGCAGGGCGACATGGCATCGGCCAGCTGCAGGGCCTCGCGCAGATTGCGCTCGGTCTCGCCAATGTATTTATTGAACAAGGCGCCCATATCCAGACGCAGCAATGCCAAGCCCCACATACCGGCCACAGCCTTGGCTGCCAGGCTTTTACCACCGCCCTGTACGCCCAGCAGCAAAATGCCCTTGGGTTTATCCAGGCTGGCGTCATCCTGCACAAAGGCCTCTCGCCGCTGCTCTAACCAGCGCTTTAAATTATGCAGACCACCGACATTAGCGAAGTCATCCACTTCGGTTTCAAAACTGACAATACCCTCTAAATCCAGCAGCTGAAACTTGCTTTTGTTAATACGCGGTAAATCGTCCGCCGAGATCGCGCCGTCATCCCAAATAGCCGCGCGTACCAGGCGGCGTACATCGCTCACGCTCAATCCCTGCAGGGTTGCCACCAGCTTTTTCAAAGTGACATTGTCGGTTTTGATTCGCGCATCGCCGTGTTTTTGCGACCACAGCCGCGCCTCTTCGCGCACCAGTTCAAGAATTT from the Gilvimarinus sp. DA14 genome contains:
- a CDS encoding alpha/beta hydrolase, producing MKSSTLFKVLFYTAVATVLGACAEQEAEKKGLSLELSACTREPQAPPPVVNGAECGQLSVPLDYQQDDGETISLAIKRWPAISAAAEPDPVFIIAGGPGQSAIDVSDRLLPVFFNLRKKRDIVFVDQRGTGGSSPLHCELKQNLSLAQLSADSEAETLNELQACAQQHSQRAPFMLTAEAVTDLDEVRKALGYRQINVWGGSYGTRVALRYMAKYPHNLRAAVLDGLAPATMSVPYVIGAGANHALATVSDECLARHDCGSRYGNIERQAKEVGQRLLADPVTLSIPNPLTAEPETILLDAKKFAALVRMALYDRIMSRLLPFTIHAAAAGDYQPVAALVSQFLVDESQLNIAMGMHLSIMCNEDAGVTPLPEREDFLGVDLAATMLQACEFWPAAEVSDDYYTPVISDAPVLLLSGRADPVTPPKWGTQVAESLTNATHLVATGAHHGVTLQTCAGSVVTEFIRDLAVGERSVKCMDAIVPMPSFLHGVSND
- a CDS encoding CPBP family intramembrane glutamic endopeptidase produces the protein MLSPPQAIDPTDQNPALPSPKRALAWLLLFAVAFFLAAFVFFIGYGVYLSFNNSNLSAAEVDALMGSNGLSLNVIAAVYITQFAVLVPLVIVASNFPEQHWSQTLALRPVAFKFMARWLGVWGVFQVLCVILHQWVDIPVDDFIAQMAGSKNLLMSFVIIFLAPVLEELVFRGYLFKAWRRSWLGFSGTLLLTSTLFVLLHVGQYHPLVLLQLFVLALMLGVARERTGSVITPWLIHTVNNTFAVIALVFWA
- a CDS encoding arylesterase; translation: MLQRCSIFIVWLFLVACSPAPELDYLPQDAVILAFGDSLTHGTGAGEGQSYPQQLARLIDRKVVNRGIPGEVSAEGLARLPEVLDEVQPDLLLLCHGGNDILRTLNMQTMQHNLQQMIDLARARGVQVVLIGVPKRSLLLREEPLYAELAEQNAIPLLEDVVADVLGEAALRSDRVHPNAAGYGVMAEQVNQLLRDSGAL
- a CDS encoding AAA family ATPase; this encodes MQSITEIKQIMDASIPLVVVETFEEKKVEEMLLAVARERFAKLARWSITDGLSTLSFGPQLAAKETKYNEPVELLRHIKASHEACIYVLCDFHPYLQEQPEIVRLIKDIALNHLAVPNTLIFVSHRLKLPQELSRYATGFSMPLPSDNKILELVREEARLWSQKHGDARIKTDNVTLKKLVATLQGLSVSDVRRLVRAAIWDDGAISADDLPRINKSKFQLLDLEGIVSFETEVDDFANVGGLHNLKRWLEQRREAFVQDDASLDKPKGILLLGVQGGGKSLAAKAVAGMWGLALLRLDMGALFNKYIGETERNLREALQLADAMSPCVLWMDEIEKAMSQESSDNGTAQRLLGTLLTWMAERPSRVFIVATSNDISRLPPELIRKGRLDEIFFVDLPDAAVRADIFAIHLQKRGLDASAFDLTALSNVSDGFNGAEIEQAVVAAVFASQGTGEEVTTGLISEQCRNTSPLAVVMSEKIAHLRHWAAERTVPA